The Daucus carota subsp. sativus chromosome 2, DH1 v3.0, whole genome shotgun sequence genome includes a window with the following:
- the LOC108207071 gene encoding uncharacterized protein LOC108207071: MTPLINYIEKGELPEDKGKAQRLKAKAAKFFVEEGTLFRRTYSSPILKCIGPEEAEYCLREVHEGICGDHMSAKGLTYKIIRQGYYWPTIHQDSVEFVKKCKNCQLFSNVSRVSPVLPSSVLSPIPFAVWGIDIMGPFPRAKGDLRYLLVSIDYMTKWVEAKAMRTINQQDCIRFMDNILIRFGLPRVLISDNGPQFIGSDFENYLKERGIKHKKSSVAYPQGNGQVEVTNRILLRGIEKRLEESKSKWPEELPHVLWAYRTSPQTSTGETPFKLAYGTEAMLPIEVGSPSHRAINFDEVENEEGIRVNLDLVDEVRDQAIEKMEKYKKKTRDHFSKKSRVKNFQVGDLVLRDTEASDPTNTGKLMPKWERPYKVKEVLRPGTYKLEHMDGSEISNTWHGLRLRKFYQ; the protein is encoded by the coding sequence ATGACTCCCCTCATCAACTACATTGAGAAAGGAGAGCTTCCCGAAGACAAGGGGAAAGCACAACGGCTGAAGGCTAAGGCGGCCAAATTTTTTGTCGAAGAAGGAACACTCTTCCGCCGGACCTACTCATCCCCAATCCTGAAATGCATAGGTCCAGAGGAGGCTGAATATTGTCTAAGAGAAGTTCACGAAGGGATTTGTGGAGATCACATGTCGGCAAAAGGCCTAACATATAAAATCATCcggcaaggctactactggccaacAATTCATCAGGACTCCGTCGAGTTCGTAAAAAAATGCAAGAATTGCCAACTATTCAGCAATGTATCCCGGGTGAGCCCGGTCCTCCCATCCTCGGTCCTATCCCCAATCCCATTTGCCGTTTGGGGAATTGATATAATGGGACCTTTCCCCCGGGCCAAAGGAGATCTCAGATACTTACTGGTCTCAATTGATTACATGACTAAATGGGTAGAAGCTAAGGCAATGAGAACCATCAACCAACAGGACTGCATAAGATTCATGGACAACATTTTGATACGGTTCGGGCTCCCGAGGGTCCTGATTTCGGACAACGGACCTCAATTTATAGGTTCGGATTTTGAGAACTATCTGAAAGAAAGGGGGATCAAACATAAGAAGTCATCCGTTGCATACCCTCAAGGAAATGGTCAAGTAGAAGTCACGAACCGAATCCTCCTCCGGGGCATCGAGAAAAGATTGGAAGAAAGCAAAAGTAAATGGCCGGAGGAACTACCCCATGTCCTTTGGGCATACAGAACAAGCCCTCAGACAAGTACCGGAGAAACCCCCTTCAAACTAGCCTACGGGACAGAAGCAATGCTGCCGATCGAAGTCGGATCCCCTTCCCACAGAGCAATCAACTTCGACGAAGTAGAAAATGAAGAAGGGATCCGGGTCAATCTAGACTTGGTGGATGAGGTCCGGGACCAGGCCATTGAAAAGATGGAAAAATACAAGAAGAAGACCCGGGATCACTTCAGCAAAAAGTCTAGGGTCAAAAACTTCCAAGTTGGAGATCTTGTCCTCCGGGATACTGAAGCCTCGGATCCGACTAATACCGGAAAGCTCATGCCAAAGTGGGAAAGACCATACAAAGTCAAAGAGGTACTAAGGCCAGGAACATACAAACTGGAACACATGGATGGCTCCGAAATATCTAACACCTGGCATGGCCTCAGGCTCAGGAAGTTTTATCAGTAA